A stretch of DNA from Vallitalea longa:
TAGTGAGGAATTTAATATGAAAAGCATTCAAAAAGTAAGATTAATAGTTCAATTAATATGTGTTGTATTGACGCTAATTGGATTTTTTATGAATTTTCGAGTAACCATGATCATTATTATGGTAACTACATTAATAGGTGGAGCCTACTACTGTGGGTGGGTTTGCCCATTTGGTACTTTGCAGGATATAGCCAGTAAAATTGGAAAAATGTTAAAAATCAAGAAATATAAGATGCCTAAGATTATTCAGCGATACCTAAAATATTCAAGATATGTTTTACTCGTTGCATATCTAGTCTTTAGCTTTGATATTATTTATGCGATTTTCTCGTATGATCCAAGAGTAAACTTGATAAAATATCTTGGTGGATCATTTTCAGGTATTGTTCCGTTGATTATTCTAATTTCTTTCTTGGTAATAGGGATGTTTTTTGAAAGACCGTTTTGCAATTATTTGTGTATAGAAGGGGCAAAGTATGGGGTAATCAGTTCATTAAGAGTTTTCACTATTAAGAGAGATGAAGCTAGCTGTGTAGGATGTACCAAGTGTGATAAGGCTTGTCCCATGAATATTGAAGTATCAAAAATGGAACAAGTTCAATCACTTCAATGTATAAACTGCTTTGAATGTGTTAGTGCTTGTCCTATAAAAGATACTCTATCCTATGAAAAAATATCATTTACTCATAAAATGAAACGTAAATATACTGCCGCAATCTGTATCATTGCGTCTATTGCAGTTGTTTCATTCATTAGTATCGGCATAACAGGAAAACTCCCATTGGGTATGAAATTGGGAGAGGATAGATTAACTAATACAACAACAGGAACCTCATCAGAAACTACAATAGATGGTAAATTAGTTTCTGTGGGAGAGGCAGCTGGAATTGATGACGGTGTATATGAAGGTACGGGGATGGGTTTTAGAGGTGAGATAAAGGTAGAAGTAACAGTGACTAACGAAATAATTATTAAAATTAAAGTAATAGAAAACATTGATGATAAAAAATTCTACAATCGTGCTGAACCTGTTGTTACGAAAGATATTATTGAATCACAATCTTCCGATGTAGATACTGTAAGTGGTGCAACCTACTCTTCCATAGGAATAATAGACGCAGTTGCCGATGCTCTGGAAAATGCTAGAAAGTAGATTGAAACTTATTTAGAAGAAATAGGCTACCAGTAATACCATTATGATGGTTTTAGTAAATAATTTTCATCAAGAATCCGCTAATATGTGGATTCCTGATATTATTTCTTAATCATATTGATTATATTCTTAACTTTGAAAGATGTACCAGCTGGAACAGTTGGAGTTACGATATCACAATTTTTACATAGACAATTCATTGACCTGTCTTTTAACATGGTTTTTCTGACTTTGTTGTATTTATCGTTATTCCAGATATCTATAAGCTTATCTTTAGTCAAGTCCCCCATAGTGACTTTACCAGTAGCATCGTTACAGCATAGACTGAGTTTACCATCAGGTCTTACTACTGCTTGTTCAAATGGATATAAACATGCGGATTTCAATTTGTGTTTTTTCTTTGTTCTGTTTTTGGCTTGTCCACTTCTGTTTAGCAATACTTCATTTTGTTTTCTAAGATATATGTGTACTTTATCTTGATAAGGTTTTGTCAAGGCATATTCGTATACCTTTTTAACTGGTTCAATAAGAGTAAGATCATCATTGTAATTATCAATGGTTATCCAATCTAGGTATTTCATCAATTCTTCAAATTTTTGTATAGTTAGAAGTGAACCGTTGGTAAATAAATATAATGTAGCGTTGGGCAGTGATTCTTTTGCTGTTTTTAAGAATTTGAATAATCTTTTATCAAGTAGTGGTTCATTATTAGAGTACAAACCTATACTTCCGTGATAGTCTAAGTCTTTTAGCTGATTGATTATTGAGTTGAATAATTCCGCATCCATCATCTTAAAAGGTCTAGGGTCAATGTTATGGTTGATGGGACAGAAGGAACAACTACCGTTACATCTGTTGATAGTTTCAATTTCAATTGTTTTGAATAGTGGATATTCTATTTGTAGATAATAATCTTTTGCTCTTTTTATACTTCTTTTTTTATATATTCTGTCAAATAATAATAGGCTATTGGGTAGAATGTATTTCTCAAATGCTTCAGGATGTTTAGTTTCTAGAGAAGATTTTACCTTCCCGATTAAGTTTTTATATGGATTAACAATCATGGTTTTTCTCCTTATTTTGTGTATTTTGGTATGTGATTTATTTTAATGTAACTAAAATTTATAATAGAAATAATAAATAGATTAAAAAGTAGTATATATGTTTTGATGAAATTATCATTGCATTATAAATTTTAGTTGTGTGAATTAAGTGTTATTACACTTATAATAATGAATAGATATTAGATAAATTACTTACTGATCTTTTTTAACACATAATAACTAGGTTTTGTATGTCTGTAAACATAATCTCCAGATTTCCATTGTATATATAGATACTTTTCATTATTGATTTCTTCAATTACATATGCCGCTTTTGTTTGATCAAGAGGAAAATTCATTACAAAACCATTCGTCCAACTTGAAAGAGGTTTCTCATCAATACTTCCATTTTGTTTAAAAGTAAGGCACTCAAATATAAATTCATTATCATTATTCTTAGGTATATAATTATTGTAATCTTTAACAAAATCAACTGTTTTCCATGTTCCTACAAGGTTAGTGTCTTCAACAAAAGGTACTTGTGTATCATCAATATTTCGATGAGAATAAACATAATATTGGGTGGTAAAATTAATTAATACAATAGTAATTATTATTAATATAATTATCTTTAAGTTCTTTGCTCTATTTCTATATTTATATCCTAAAATCTTACATAAAGTAATTATACAAATCAGAGATATTATAATTAACATAGTGATCTGATAAGATTCTATAAGATATATATTTATAAAATAAAAACCTAATAATAAACCATTATTAATTGTTATTAATTTAATTATTAATATTAAACTTAAAATACATATCAAAGCTGATAAAATTTGAATTTTAATATATTTATTTAATATAATATATATTAGTGTAGTTAATATGTAAAAAGTGAATATTAGATTTGTGATTACAAGTATTAATAAAGGTGGATTAAAGTTATAAGAGTTAACATAAATATATGCTATTATTATTCCAAAGATAATACAATCCATGTATACTACTATGCAATTTGCCATTACTATTTGAAATACACTTTTAGGTATTAGCCCCATATGTTCTCTATTACGTAATGTATCGTTGACAATATGATTAAGTCTTTTTAATAGAATTATAAAGGAAATACATAATAATATTATAGTTATTGAGATAGTAGTGTTTTTGTTAGTTAAATCATAAATTGATATATAAATAATAGAAAAAATTATAGTCATAACTAATAAAGCCCATATAAAAACTCTATCTCTTTTTAATTCATACTTTATTAAGCTTTTCATTTCATCACCTCTCTAAAAGTTTTCTCGATAGACTGACCCTTTTCAATTCGTAAGTCCTCACAATCATGTATACCTAATATCTGACCTTTTTTAATGAATATAACTTTATCAAGAAGTTTTTCAACTTCAGATATAAGGTGTGTAGCAATAATTATTGTTGAATCCATATCTATTTCATTTATAATGGTATCTGTCACTTGGTCTCTTACAAGTGAATCCATTCCACCTAATGGTTCATCTAATAGATAAAGACCACATTTACGAGAGATAGATAGAGCTACTCGTAACATCTGTATAGTTCCTTTGGAAAGATGTTTAATCTTTTTATTGTCAGGTATATCAAGATTAATATTCTTGAGTATGGAATAGAATTTATCTTTATTGAAATCATTGAACATTTCAGTATGGAAATTCACTATATCCTTTAAATTCATCCATCTTGGTATGGCATTGTTTTCAGTAAGTAATGAAACATAAGATTTTGTCTTTTCACAGGGACTCGTTCCGTTAATTAGTACTTGACCTTTTTTATATGGTAAAAGTCCAGAAACTACATTCATAAAAGTAGTTTTTCCACTGCTGCTAGGACCTAACAATCCAACTACTTCTCCTTTATCAATATGGATACTTATATCATTTAACACTCTATGTTTACCATAATTTATTGATAGATTCTTAATGTCCAACATATTCTTATTCTCCTTCCACATATGAATCAATAATCTTCATAATCTCTTTTTTGCTAAATCCCATATTAATCATACGATTAGCGAAATTCATAACCGTATCTTTTGCAATTTCGTCTCTAAGATTTATAATGCTATTACTGTCACTAGTTACAAAAGAACCCATACCTCTTTTGGAAACTATTATACCTTCGCTTTCTAATTCACGATAAGCTCTTTGGACAGTGTTTGGATTAACTTTTAGATCTTTTGCTAATTCTCTAACTGATGGCATTTTTTCACCTTCTTTCAATTGTCGCTTGATAACTAATTCTTTTAGATATGATAATATCTGAATATATACAGGAACATTATTATCAAATTCCATAATCACCCTCCTATCGAATACTGTATTAATACTATAATACAGTTATAGCATAATGTCAAGAAGTTATTTCTACGTATCTTACAAAAATGTAAGTTTATAGTAATATTTGTAAGATGAATTTATTGTTAAGTAGAGCGGTTATGTTTATAATATAACCTGTAATCAAGAAATAGTTGATATTAAAAATATTTTATAAATATTTCATAGATAAATGAGGAGGATAATATGAAACAAATAATAAAAGTTAGCAACGTAACGAAAATATATGGTTCTAAGATGAACAAAACAACTGCACTTGTAGATATTAATTTTGAGGTGAACCAAGGAGAATTCGTTGGTATTATGGGACCATCTGGTTCAGGTAAGAGTACACTTCTAAATGTCATATCTACAATAGATAAAACCACCAGTGGTACAATTAGCTATGAAGGTAGAGATATTGGACAGTTGAAAGAGGATGATTTAACTGATTTCAGAAGAGATGAATTAGGTTTTATATTTCAAGATTTTAATCTATTGGATACTTTAAGTGTTGAAGAGAATATTATTCTTCCATTAGCTATATCTAAGGTACATGTAAAAGAGATCAATAAAAGATTAATGGAAGTAACCAAAATTCTTGGTATCAATGATATACTAAAAAAATATCCATATGAAATATCAGGTGGTCAGAAGCAGAGAACAGCTGCTGCAAGAGCTATTATCAATAATCCAAAATTAGTATTAGCAGATGAACCTACAGGAGCTTTGGATTCAAAATCATCAGCAGAACTGCTTTCATGCATGAAGAAATTGAATAAAGAATATGACAGTACTATTCTTATGGTAACTCATGATGCTTTTGCAGCAAGTTATTGTGACAGGATATTATTCATAAAAGACGGAAATATCTATTCAGAACTTATTAGTAATGGCGATAGAAAGCAGTTTTATAATAAAGTTATTGATGTTCTTGCAATGATGGGGGGAGACCTTAATGACGTATTATAGTATTATGTTCAATAATATGAAAAAGAATTTTAAAAATTATTATATATATATCATGTCGACTGTATTTAGTGTATTGATTTTTTATTTGTTTAATTCAATTAAGTACAATAAAGAGATGATGGCGGCTGTTAATTCATCTGGGAATGTGACAGCTGTGTTTAGTGCTACTAGTTATATAGTTTTGCTATTTTCATTAATTTTCATATGGTATTCTAATTCTTTCTTTGTTAAGAAGAGAAAAAATGAAATAGCACTTTATTCATTATTAGGTTTGAAGAAAAAGAAAATAGGAAGAATGCTTTTTGTTGAGAATATGATTATTGCTGTAATTGCACTAGTGATTGGTATTGCTGTAGGTACACTGTTTTCTAAATTAATTGTAATGCTCATTCTAAGAATGCTAAATGAATTCGTTTATGTTAGTTTTTCATTTTCAATTAGGGCAGCAAGAGATACTGTAATATTCTTCTTGATTATATTTTTGATTGCATCTATTCATAGTTATAGGTTGATTTATAAAGTCAAATTAATAGAATTATTTGCCTCTTCTAGAAAAAAAGAGAAACCTTTTAAGACAAGACCAATATTTGCAATAATTTCATTAGCTCTTGTCATATATGGATATTACTTATCTCAGCATATGGTTAATGCGCTTTTTGTAATTAATGTATTTATTGTACTTGGTACCGTAATTGCAGGTACTTATGGATTATTCTCATATTTTCTAGTATTTATAGTAAGAATGCTGAAGAAAAGAAAGAAAATATTATATAAGGGTAATAATATATTAGCGATTTCAAATATAGCTTATAGAATCAAAAGTCATACGGTTACTTTTGCAACTATCGCTATACTTAGTGCTTCTACTATAGCGGCATTAGGAATGGTAGATAGTGCGTATTATGATTTTAAAACCAATGAAGCTGAGAATTACCCATATACATTCACTTATAAATATATTGATGAAGCAACTAATGATAAGGTGTTAGACATAGTTAACAATAGTGATAAAAATGAACTTATAGGTAATATGAAGATTGATAGGGCTAAAGTTAGTGGTATGATAAATTATGATTTTGAAACAAAAGTAGCTGAATGGAATCTAGGAAGTGATCAAACATTTTATACAATTTCCAATTCTACTTTTAATAAAATGATGGATATCAGAGAAATGGATAAGCAGATAAAATTAAAAGATGATGAGTGTGTTCTGAACTTTTCAAGTGTCCAGTTGTATGATCTCCATAAATTGAAAGGTTCTACAATAGACGTAAATGCCAATGACATATCAGCAGGAAAACTGACTATCCAAAAATTATATAAACAAAGTATTGTAAAAAACGGATATGATCCTATGTATTTAGTGGTTAGTGACAATATTTATGATAAAATCATTGAAAGTGGAGCTGAAACCAATAGTTATTATGCTGTAAAAGTAACAGATCCACTTGATAGCAAAGAATTATCAGATGAAATAATTAAAACTGTTCCAGCCGATAATGGACTTACTACATACTACTATCATTTTAAAGATGCGAATGAAGCTTATGTAACTATACTTTTTGCAGTATTTTTTGTGGGAATTATTTTCTTGATATCAACAGGAAGTATAATATATTTCAAATTAATAACTGAAGCTAATGATGAAAGAGACAGATATACAATACTAAGAAAAATCGGTGTAAGTAAAAAAGATATAACAAGGTCTGTCAAGAAGCAGATATTACTGATGTTCTTGTTACCGCTAATTGTTGGTCTCTGTCATTCAGGATTTGCACTTAGTGCATTTAATCAAGTATTGAATGCTCATATATTAACTCCTGTAATTGTTACTATGGTAGGGTATTCAGTAATTTATTTAATATATTATTTCCTTACTGTCAATTACTACAAGAAAATCATATTAAAAAAATAATTATTATCTTTATTTTTCATTTCAATATTAGATTTAAAAAAATGATTGCTGCTTTTGTAGAATGAAATTATAGTAGACATTAATATATTCATTCTACTAAGCAAACCTTTTTAGGGCTGTCTTAAAATATTAAGTGGCTCTTTTTTTAATTACTGAATGATAACTAAAACATAGCATATAAGGTAATAACTTGAAGATTATCCTGTTTGTTAAGTTATTAACTCAATTTTCCCGACATTTAATTTAATGCAGGTAAATAAAGGTTATAGGTTTGGTTTACGCAATAAAAAGTTAGAAAAAATACTTATATTCTATTCTGAAAAGCCTTTTGATTAGCTTGTCTACATAGAATATTGAAGTGGGAAAGTTGATATATCAACTTAAACTATTTAAAAAAATATTATAATAGCAATTGTAAAAATCCTTAAAATTAGTTATAATAGTCTGGGAAAACCTAAAATATGACCTTATTTGTCATTTTCAATATTGTCATAGGTTTTAATATAACAAAACATAATTATGTATTTGATAAAAATTTATCAATATGACTAATCAAGAGAGGAAGATATTTATGAACTACACTCATGAAGTGAAAAACATGTGTTGTGTTGCAAAAGGTCCTAATCATGGTCCAGCACCAATTCCTCAAGAAGGAAAATGGGTTCAATCTAAAGAAGTAAAAGACATTTCTGGTCTTACTCATGGTATTGGCTGGTGTGCACCTCAACAAGGAGCATGTAAACTTACTTTAAATGTAAAAGATGGTATTATTCAAGAGGCATTAGTTGAAACACTTGGATGTTCAGGAATGACTCATTCAGCTGCTATGGCATCAGAAATTTTACCAGGAAAAACTATTTTAGAAGCTCTTAATACTGATTTGGTATGTGATGCAATCAATACTGCAATGAGAGAATTATTCTTACAAATAGTTTACGGAAGAACTCAAACTGCATTCTCAGAAGATGGACTTCCAGTAGGTGCAGGTTTAGAAGATTTAGGAAAAGGTCTTCGTTCTCAAGTAGGTACTATGTATGGTACACTTGATAAAGGTCCTCGTTACCTTGAAATGGCAGAAGGCTATGTTACTAAAATCGGATTAGATGAAGATGATGAAATTATTGGTTATGAATTCATTCACTTCGGTAAAATGATGGATATGATTAAAACTGGTATGGACGCAGTAGAAGCTATGAAAAAAGCTACAAGCATATATGGTAGATTCACAGACGCTGTTAAAACAGTCGATCCAAGACAGGAATAGGAGGTTAGTAATATGGCATTATTTGAAGGATACGATAGAAGAATTAAAAGCATTGAAAAAACTTTAAAAGAAAATGGCATCGGTTCTATTGAAGAAGCAAAACAAATATGTGATGAAAAAGGAATTAATGTAAGTGAAATTACTAAATCTATTCAACCTATTTGTTTTGAAAATGCATGTTGGGCTTATACTTTAGGTGCAGCAATTGCTATAAAAAGAGGGATTAAAGTTGCAGCAGATGCAGCAGAAGTTATTGGAGAAGGATTACAAGCTTTCTGTATTCCTGGTTCTGTAGCTGATCAAAGAAAAGTTGGTATTGGTCATGGTGGTTTAGGAGCTATGCTTCTTAGAGAAGAAACTAAATGTTTCGCTTTCTTAGCTGGTCATGAATCATTTGCTGCTGCTGAAGGTGCTATCGGTATTGCACGTTCTGCAAACAAGGTAAGAAAACAACCTTTACAAGTAATTCTTAATGGACTTGGTAAAGATGCAGCTTATATTATTTCAAGAATCAATGGATTTACTTATGTACAAACACAATTCGATTATAATACAAGTGAATTAAAAGTAGTTAAAGAAAAAGCTTATTCAAATGGAGAAAGAGGAAAAGTTAGATGTTATGGTGCTGACGATGTACGCGAAGGTGTTGCAATCATGCACAAAGAAGGCGTAGACGTTTCTATTACTGGTAACTCAACTAACCCAACTCGTTTCCAACATCCAGTTGCTGGTACTTATAAAAAAGAATGTGTACAATTAGGTAAAAAATATTTCTCAGTAGCTTCAGGTGGTGGAACAGGTAGAACTCTTCACCCAGATAATATGGCTGCTGGACCAGCTTCATACGGAATGACAGATACAATGGGTAGAATGCACTCAGATGCACAATTCGCTGGATCTTCATCTGTACCAGCCCATGTAGAAATGATGGGACTTATTGGTATGGGTAATAATCCAATGGTTGGTGCTACAGTTGCAGTAGCTGTTGCAGTACAAGAAGCAATGAATAAATAATAATCATATTTGATTAAGAAAATCTCTAACTATAATTGGTTAGGGATTTTTTTATTTAATAGAAGTTTTACTTTCTGTTTTCCTCGAAATCTTTTTATGAGGTATAGCCTATTTATTATTTCAATAAATGTATGATTGTGTATGTTTAGTGTAAAAAAATGCTATGAAAATACCAAAATGCTATTTTGCATTATTAGGTTGAATATATGTCTTGAAATGGCATATAAGTGAAGAAAATAGTAAGATTTTATAGAGATTTAACATTATTAATAAGCTATAATTCTTATTGTACTAGATAAGCTAAGTTTGTTGATAAGCTTATATGTATAAACTTAAGATAATTAGGAGGAAGACTAATGAAAAGATTTATAAGCTTGTTGTTATGTACTATAATGATTTGCTCTATGTTTGTGGGGTGTAGTAATAAATCAAATGATGATTCAGCTAAAGATGATACAAAAAAATCTGATGTGGTTAATGAAAATGATACATCAGAAGAAGTAACATCTAACAAAAATGATGGGGATGAGAAGTCAGAAACAAAAGAACCGATAATCATGAAATTTGCACATGCCCATCCTGCAGGTTGTCCGAGAGACCAATCAATTCAGTATTTCAAAGAGATAGTAGAAGAAAAAACTAATGGAAACATTATTGTAGAAGTATACCCAGCTGGTCAGCTAGGAAAAGAACCAGAATTAGTTGAAGCAGTTAAAATGGGTACAATTGAAGCTGTTAGAGCAGGAGTCTTCGATGCTACAGCAACAGAATTAATGGTATATACAATGCCTTTTCTATTTGAGAATCTGAAAGATTTTCAATCAATCTGTCGTGGTCCTATTGCAGATGAAATAGCTGAAGCTACCAAAGAGGTAGGAATAACAGTTACAGCAACTGGTGATGGTGGTGGATTCAGACAATGGACTAATAATGTTAGACCTATTAAAGAGCCAGACGATCTAAAAGGATTAAAAATGCGTACTCCTCCAATAGACAGTATAGTTCAGACAATGGAAGCATTAGGAGCTAATCCTGTATCAGTACCTTATGTTGAGACATATATGGGGCTGAAGACAGGTGTTGCAGATGGAGAAGAAAATCCAATTATCAATATAGGTACTATGAAATTCTATGAAGTGCAGAAATATATAACAATGGCTAACTATCAAGTACATCCTGATCCAGTTTATGTCAATACAGAGTGGCTTGAATCTTTACCAGAAGATCTAAAAGATATTATTATAGATTGTTCAAAAGAGATGATGGAATATAGTGATAGCTTAATATATGAAGCAGAAGAAAAATATATGGAAGAA
This window harbors:
- a CDS encoding GGGtGRT protein; amino-acid sequence: MALFEGYDRRIKSIEKTLKENGIGSIEEAKQICDEKGINVSEITKSIQPICFENACWAYTLGAAIAIKRGIKVAADAAEVIGEGLQAFCIPGSVADQRKVGIGHGGLGAMLLREETKCFAFLAGHESFAAAEGAIGIARSANKVRKQPLQVILNGLGKDAAYIISRINGFTYVQTQFDYNTSELKVVKEKAYSNGERGKVRCYGADDVREGVAIMHKEGVDVSITGNSTNPTRFQHPVAGTYKKECVQLGKKYFSVASGGGTGRTLHPDNMAAGPASYGMTDTMGRMHSDAQFAGSSSVPAHVEMMGLIGMGNNPMVGATVAVAVAVQEAMNK
- a CDS encoding ABC transporter permease, producing MTYYSIMFNNMKKNFKNYYIYIMSTVFSVLIFYLFNSIKYNKEMMAAVNSSGNVTAVFSATSYIVLLFSLIFIWYSNSFFVKKRKNEIALYSLLGLKKKKIGRMLFVENMIIAVIALVIGIAVGTLFSKLIVMLILRMLNEFVYVSFSFSIRAARDTVIFFLIIFLIASIHSYRLIYKVKLIELFASSRKKEKPFKTRPIFAIISLALVIYGYYLSQHMVNALFVINVFIVLGTVIAGTYGLFSYFLVFIVRMLKKRKKILYKGNNILAISNIAYRIKSHTVTFATIAILSASTIAALGMVDSAYYDFKTNEAENYPYTFTYKYIDEATNDKVLDIVNNSDKNELIGNMKIDRAKVSGMINYDFETKVAEWNLGSDQTFYTISNSTFNKMMDIREMDKQIKLKDDECVLNFSSVQLYDLHKLKGSTIDVNANDISAGKLTIQKLYKQSIVKNGYDPMYLVVSDNIYDKIIESGAETNSYYAVKVTDPLDSKELSDEIIKTVPADNGLTTYYYHFKDANEAYVTILFAVFFVGIIFLISTGSIIYFKLITEANDERDRYTILRKIGVSKKDITRSVKKQILLMFLLPLIVGLCHSGFALSAFNQVLNAHILTPVIVTMVGYSVIYLIYYFLTVNYYKKIILKK
- a CDS encoding GntR family transcriptional regulator, producing the protein MEFDNNVPVYIQILSYLKELVIKRQLKEGEKMPSVRELAKDLKVNPNTVQRAYRELESEGIIVSKRGMGSFVTSDSNSIINLRDEIAKDTVMNFANRMINMGFSKKEIMKIIDSYVEGE
- a CDS encoding TRAP transporter substrate-binding protein; this encodes MKRFISLLLCTIMICSMFVGCSNKSNDDSAKDDTKKSDVVNENDTSEEVTSNKNDGDEKSETKEPIIMKFAHAHPAGCPRDQSIQYFKEIVEEKTNGNIIVEVYPAGQLGKEPELVEAVKMGTIEAVRAGVFDATATELMVYTMPFLFENLKDFQSICRGPIADEIAEATKEVGITVTATGDGGGFRQWTNNVRPIKEPDDLKGLKMRTPPIDSIVQTMEALGANPVSVPYVETYMGLKTGVADGEENPIINIGTMKFYEVQKYITMANYQVHPDPVYVNTEWLESLPEDLKDIIIDCSKEMMEYSDSLIYEAEEKYMEEMKNSMEVTILSAEERQKFIDASKVVWDNFVDQGLIKKEHLDAILEELE
- a CDS encoding 4Fe-4S binding protein, which translates into the protein MKSIQKVRLIVQLICVVLTLIGFFMNFRVTMIIIMVTTLIGGAYYCGWVCPFGTLQDIASKIGKMLKIKKYKMPKIIQRYLKYSRYVLLVAYLVFSFDIIYAIFSYDPRVNLIKYLGGSFSGIVPLIILISFLVIGMFFERPFCNYLCIEGAKYGVISSLRVFTIKRDEASCVGCTKCDKACPMNIEVSKMEQVQSLQCINCFECVSACPIKDTLSYEKISFTHKMKRKYTAAICIIASIAVVSFISIGITGKLPLGMKLGEDRLTNTTTGTSSETTIDGKLVSVGEAAGIDDGVYEGTGMGFRGEIKVEVTVTNEIIIKIKVIENIDDKKFYNRAEPVVTKDIIESQSSDVDTVSGATYSSIGIIDAVADALENARK
- a CDS encoding iron-sulfur cluster assembly scaffold protein; translated protein: MNYTHEVKNMCCVAKGPNHGPAPIPQEGKWVQSKEVKDISGLTHGIGWCAPQQGACKLTLNVKDGIIQEALVETLGCSGMTHSAAMASEILPGKTILEALNTDLVCDAINTAMRELFLQIVYGRTQTAFSEDGLPVGAGLEDLGKGLRSQVGTMYGTLDKGPRYLEMAEGYVTKIGLDEDDEIIGYEFIHFGKMMDMIKTGMDAVEAMKKATSIYGRFTDAVKTVDPRQE
- a CDS encoding ABC transporter ATP-binding protein, with translation MKQIIKVSNVTKIYGSKMNKTTALVDINFEVNQGEFVGIMGPSGSGKSTLLNVISTIDKTTSGTISYEGRDIGQLKEDDLTDFRRDELGFIFQDFNLLDTLSVEENIILPLAISKVHVKEINKRLMEVTKILGINDILKKYPYEISGGQKQRTAAARAIINNPKLVLADEPTGALDSKSSAELLSCMKKLNKEYDSTILMVTHDAFAASYCDRILFIKDGNIYSELISNGDRKQFYNKVIDVLAMMGGDLNDVL
- a CDS encoding ATP-binding cassette domain-containing protein; this translates as MLDIKNLSINYGKHRVLNDISIHIDKGEVVGLLGPSSSGKTTFMNVVSGLLPYKKGQVLINGTSPCEKTKSYVSLLTENNAIPRWMNLKDIVNFHTEMFNDFNKDKFYSILKNINLDIPDNKKIKHLSKGTIQMLRVALSISRKCGLYLLDEPLGGMDSLVRDQVTDTIINEIDMDSTIIIATHLISEVEKLLDKVIFIKKGQILGIHDCEDLRIEKGQSIEKTFREVMK
- a CDS encoding radical SAM/SPASM domain-containing protein, which gives rise to MIVNPYKNLIGKVKSSLETKHPEAFEKYILPNSLLLFDRIYKKRSIKRAKDYYLQIEYPLFKTIEIETINRCNGSCSFCPINHNIDPRPFKMMDAELFNSIINQLKDLDYHGSIGLYSNNEPLLDKRLFKFLKTAKESLPNATLYLFTNGSLLTIQKFEELMKYLDWITIDNYNDDLTLIEPVKKVYEYALTKPYQDKVHIYLRKQNEVLLNRSGQAKNRTKKKHKLKSACLYPFEQAVVRPDGKLSLCCNDATGKVTMGDLTKDKLIDIWNNDKYNKVRKTMLKDRSMNCLCKNCDIVTPTVPAGTSFKVKNIINMIKK